The nucleotide window TCTTCAATTTGAATTACTCTTCCATTTATAGGAAGATGATAGGATTTTTCATCATCGTAGCTGTATACTCCGAGATGGTCTTTGTAGCTGTAGTAGACAGCCCTGTCATTGAGGGAGTATTTTACGATTACCTGTTCGGAGGATTCTGTTTCAAGATATTCATGAAAAACGATGCGGCTGTGTCCTTTGTCTTTTTTTGCCGTTACGAACCTCTGTCTGTCCCGTCCGCTGATGCATGAAACTGAGTTTCCGTCAGAAGAGATTCCTGCTCCTAAAATTATCTCATGCCTGCTTCCCTTTGGAGAAAACCTGTGGTTTACAGAACCGTCATTGTTGAAGGAAATGAGGGTGCCGTCTGCATAGCCTGCTACTGTTCCGCCTTTACTTGAACTGAAGGCTGTGATTGGAGCGTAGTTTTCAAATTTCCAGAGAGCTTTTCCGTCGGAACCGCATTTAACAAAAGAGGTGCCTCCCGGAAGAAAAACATATATCCGGTCTTTGTCAAAAAAAGGAAATCCAGAAAGTTCTATTGTTCCAGCTTTTGTGCCGTCTGCATTAAAAAAATCTGCAGAATTATTGTTGGTTCCGAATGCTGCATAATAAGAATCAGAAACTGCTGCTTTATATGGAAAAGGTATGTTGCGGACGATTGATCCGTCTTCTGTAAAATATCCTATGTTCTGTCCGAGCTTGAAGGGAATCAGCTCTTTTTTCTCAGTTTGAGCGGTTTCGTTTACATGAAAAATATCCTGTGTCCATTCAGGTATCAGATGAAGTTCTTTTCCCAGCGGCCGCATGGCGAATATTATGTAAAGTACGCAGAATGCCGTTACGCCGATGATGATTTTATTTTTATTTGATGGTTTCATGTGTCTGATATTAGTTTATAATTGTAAAAAAGAAAAGTTCTATATTATAAACGGATATTTTTTTATTCTTAACAGATGTAAACATTGACAAAAAACCGTAAAGTTTGCAAAATACGACAGACAAAAAAATTGAGGAAAATAATATTATGGAAGATGATATTCTTACTATAGAAGAAGTTGCAAAATATCTTCGTGTAAGCGAACGTACTGTTTATGACTGGGCTCAGAAAGGCGAAATTCCAAGCGGAAAGATTGGAACTGTATGGCGCTTTAAGAAAGCAGAAATCGAGCACTGGGTAAATCAGCGGCTTTCCGGTTCTGCCCGTCCGGAAGGAGAAATTAAAGTAAAGAATATTCTTTCTCCTGAACGTATTGTTTTTCTTAATCACGTTACAAAGCATGATGCTCTGGTTGAACTTTCAGATAATCTTGCTACTGCTCCTCAGATAAAGGACGGTAAGGAACTTCAGGCAGAAATCCTGAAGAGGGAAGATCTTGTTTCTACTGCAATCGGAAGGGGAATTGCCATTCCTCACGTAAGGCTCTCAAGTATAACTGATCTTGTGGTAAGCCTGGGTATCTCAAAATGTGACATCATGGATTTTTCAGCCCTTGACGATGTTCCGGTACGGATTGTTCTTATGATCGGAGCTGCCTATAACCAGCATAATTATTATCTTCAGACGCTGGCTTATTTTACGTCAAAACTTAAGGATCCTGCACTTAGGGAAGCTCTCCTGAAATCAGAGGATCCTGTAGAAGTTTATAACCTGCTTACAAAATAAGTTTTCTCAGAAAATATCTTAACCTAATAGAACAGAACCGGAATCCACTGTGACTGGTCTGTCATGTCGGAGGCTATTTTTCCCCATGAAAGGTCTTTTGCAGTTGTTTCTCCGGTAAGGTATTTTTTCTCACCTAAACTAAATCCGAATCCCGGGTGGTCTGAAACAAGACCCGCAACGGCATGATTGAATGAGGGGCTGACAAAAAGACAGCAGTCCATGTTCATTCCGTTCAGTAAAACGCACAGCAGCATTGCCCTTGTATCACAGTCACAGCCTTCTCCTGTCAAAGCCGCCGGAAGGGATGTAAAGTCAGCTTCGTTTTTTTCCCTTGAATATTCAAATCCCTGGGTCCAGTTAAGCAGTTTCTGTGCAAGATCGGTATTGTCGTTGCAGAATGGAGCCAGTTCTTTATAGATGTCGTAGGCAGGCTTTAGGAGCCTGGAACAGGAATCTCTGTAAATCATCCTGTAGTATCTCTGCCATGCCAGCTGCCATGCAGGGGAGGACTGATAGCAGAGAAGGGTGAAGTATTCTCTTTTTACAAGATAGTCTGCAGCTTCCATGTCGGTGGCATTCAGAATGGTTTTTATTTCAATTCCTTCTATATTTATGTCTGTTTCTTCGGTTTCTTCTGATTTAGGGTAGGCAAAGGCTGTCATGGCTCCGCATTCAAGACTGTTGTCTGCGCTTACGTAAAGGCTGTCCATAAAACTTCCCATGAAGGATGCGGTGTTTTCAAAGTTTTCTGAAGAACTCCAGATTAGGTATACGAAGGTTCCCTGACTGTCAGGAAGTGTTGTGCTTATTGCGAAACCTGAAGACTGAATGCCGAGCATGTTTCCTTCAAAGATGCTCATGGCAGAAATGCCTTCTCCCCAGTTGAAGTCGCCGGTTTGAGCAGAAAGTGAAAATTTTGTCATTATGTCCGTAAGAGCTTCTCTGTTGGAAGAAAAGCGGCCTTCCGGATAAATTCTTATGATTGCCGTGACAGGAACTACGGACGAAGAAAGCATGAAGTATTTTCCGTTTTCTCCGGTTTCTTTTACTCCGAATCCTTCCGGCAGATCCATGTAAACGGATGGTTTAAGGCCGGTGAAGTATGTTTTTCCGCAGAAAGCCGGGAGTGCAGTTAAAAGTATAAACAGAAACACGATTGTTCTTTTCATTCTTGTCATCAGTAAACCTCTTTATATATAATATCGGCACATGAAAGATTTTCCAGTAATTTTTGAAAATGATGAAATCCTTGTAGTCAACAAACCCTGCGGAACTGCGGTTCAGGGAGGAAAGGGAATAGCTCATCCTCTTGATGATGAACTTTCAGCCCGTTTAGGCTATAGAATTCATCTGGTACACCGCCTGGATAAAGAAACTTCCGGTCTCCTTATAGTGGCAAAGAATCCTGCTGCTGCTTCGAAATGGACTTCATTAATAGGAACAAAGGAAGTTAAAAAAGAATACATGTGTGTTTGCTGCGGTGAGGTAATCTGCAACGGAAAGCCTTCCCGAAAAGGAAAACTGGTTTCTAAAGTGGAGGCTCACGGCAGAATCCAGAATGCGGAACTTTTTTTTGAAGTAGTAAAATCGACTGAAATTAAGGTTCCTGAATCGGATGTCAGTATAAAATTAAACCTTGTTCATATAACATTGGGAACCGGCCGCATGCATCAGATCAGGATTCAGATGGCAAAAAGCGGTGCTCCTCTGGCTGCAGATGACCAGCATGGAAATTTCAAGATGAATAAACTGCTGAGAAAAGCCGGAATAAAAAAACTCCAGCTTGCCTGTGTCCGGCTTACTCTTCCTGTTGATGGAAAGCAGCTGCTTCTTCAGGCAGATTTGCCGGAACATTTCTATAAGTTTTCAGATTGATTTTTTACTGGAGTTGACATACTTTCTTCTAAATGTTAAGGTAAGTAACATTTTAATAAACTTTAAAGTGGAGCCCGAAAAAACGGCTCCTTTTTTTTAGTTTAATCACCACAGATGTTGCAGAGGTAAGGTTTGGAGTATATTTCACCTGAAAAAAATCCCTATTATAAGGAAAGCGCAGAGTGCGTTTTGTCAGCAGGTTTTGTTCTTGTTGAACTTCAGGTAGTACCGCAGAACGGTAATATTCATGTTACGGCAGTTATCTCGCCGTCAGATCCAAAAAAAGACATTGGTGTTGCAGACTGTTCTAAAGTGCATCATCTTTTAGGCCCGAAAATCCTTGAACTTTTGCAGAATAACGGTTCAGACGTAACGGAAGATAACCTCTACATGGAAGTATGTTCTCCGGGGCTTGACCGTAATATAAAGAATGCCTGGGAATTTTCAGTTTTTGCAGGCAGAAAAATCCGTGTCTGGGATAAGAATGTCAGTGACTGGGTGGCAGGAACTCTTCTTTCTTCCGACGAAAATCAACTTGTTTTGGAATCAGAGGACGGAACAAAAAAATCCGTTTCCTATGTAGATATTGCTAAGGCAAAATTTTTTAATTTATAAGGGGGCTTGATATGTCAGAAATGGCAGATGCAATCCGTGCACTGGCAGCAGAGAAAGGTCTCAGTGAGGATTCAATCAGGCAGACAGTAGAAAACACAATTAAAGCAGCTTACAAGAAAACTTTTGGTACTTCAGACAACTGTATCGTAAAATTTGCAGATGATATGTCAGACGTAACTGTTTATTCACGTAAGACTATCGTTGACGGTGTATATGACCCGTCTCAGGAAATCGAACTTGAAGAAGCCCTTAAGCTCAGCTCTGAATGTGAAATTGGTGACGAAATAGACATTCTTGTTGATCCTCATGATTTTGAGCGTTCTGCAGTTACTACAGGTAAGCAGATGGCTCATCAGGGATTTAACGAACGCTATAAGGATAATCTTTACAATGAATACAAAGATAAGGTTGGACAGATTATCATAGGTTACTATCAGCGTGAACGCAACGGAAATATCTTTGTCGATCTTGGAAAAGTTGAGGGAATGCTCCCGGTTAAATTTCAGAGTCCAAGGGAAACTTACAGCAAGAATGACCGCATTAAGGCTCTTATTGTTGACATTAAAAAGACAAATACTGGAATTCAGGTTATCCTCAGCCGTTCAGATCCTAAATTCGTACAGGATACTATTGAAAATGAAGTTCCTGAAATTTCAGAGGGAATCGTAAGCGTATACAAAGTTGTGCGTGAAGCCGGATACCGTTCTAAAATCGCAGTTTATTCAAACAAACTGGATGTAGATCCTGTAGGAGCCTGTGTAGGACCTAAAGGTGTGCGCATTCAGGCTGTTATCCGCGAACTTGAGGGTGAAAAAATCGATATCCTTAAGTATGACGAAGATCCTCATGTATTCATCAAGAATGCCCTTTCTCCTGCAGAAGTTACACAGGTTGTAATCCGTGATGCAGAAAAGAAGGAAGCTCTTGCAATTGTTCCGGAAAGTTCCTTCTCTCTTGCTATCGGTAAGCAGGGACAGAACGTTCGTCTTGCAAACCGCCTCTGTGACTGGCTTATTGACGTTAAAACGGAAGAACAGGCTGCTGAGCTTGACCTTACAGAATCAGATACACGCAAGGCTGCAGAATCCCTGTTTAATGATGCTGCGGATGATTCTTACGAAGAGGTTACAACTGTATCACAGCTTCCTGGTGTAGATCAGAAAATTGCCGCCCTTCTTAAGGATGCGGGAATTGATGATATTGAAAAGTTTATGGCAGCTGTTGAAGACGGTTCTGCAATAAAAGTTCAGGGTGTTAATGCTGATGATATTGAAGCAATCAATAAGATTATCAGTGAAAACGTTGAGTTTGAGGATGAAGAAGAAAAGACAGAAGATGCTGTTGTTGAATCATCTGAAGAAACTCAGGAAGAGGAAGGATATTTCTGTCCTGAATGTGGAGAAAGAATCACTTTGGATATGACACATTGTCCGAAGTGCGGTGCTGAATTTGTTTTTGAAGAGGAATAATAGAAAAACATGGCGGATGAATCAGAAAAAAAGCCAGAATTTGTGGTGATTAAAAAAGAAAAGAAACCGGAAACTCAGTCTGAAAAGAAGGTTGTCGTTGTAAAACGTAAGCCTGCTGCGCCTGAAAAGCAGAAAAAGGTTGCGGTAAGGGTTGTTGCAAAGAAGGCCCCTGAGACATCCGCTAAGCCGGAAGAAAAACCGGTTGCTGAAAAAACTAAGGAAACTGCAGTTCAGCAGACAGCACCAAAGGCTGCTGCTCCAGTTCAGGAAAAACCTGCAGAACGTAAGGTTGAGAATAATTCAGAACGTCCTCAGCAGCAGAACAAGCCTCAGAGACAGTCTTTTGAGATTAATTCTGCCCGTCCTAATGTTCGTGCCGGCAATTTAAGCGGTTCCGGCAGCAGGGGCGGATATGGTAATCGTTATAACAGCGGTTACGGAAATAATCGTGGTTCTGGATTTACAGGGGCTCAGGCTCGTGAAGGTTATCAGAACCGTGAGCGCTCCGGCGGATATAATAATAACCGTGGTGGAAACGGATTCAACGGAAACGGTGCAAACCGTCAGGGTGGATTCAATGGAAACCGTGGTGGAAACGGATTTAACGGAAACGGTGCAAACCGTCAGGGTGGATTTAACAATAATCGTCAGGGCGGCGGATTTAACCGTCAGGGCGGTGGATTTGGCGGAAGCCGTCCTGGATTCGGAGGTTCCCGTCCTGGATTTGGAGGCGGTTCGTCTTTTGTTCCTCCAGCTCCTATTCCTCAGGGAAAAACTCCTGCAAAGAAGCAGTTTAAGGGTAAAAAGCAGGATTATTCACAGCGCAAAGATAAAGAAGAATTCTTTGATGAGGAAGAACTTTATAAGAAAAAGAAGGAGAGTACTCCTGCAAATGTTGTACCTCCAACAATAGATATCATGGAAACCATTTCCGTATCTGATCTTGCCCGTAAGATGAACCTTAAGGCTGGCGAAATTATCGGAAAACTCATGTCCATGGGTATGATGGTTACCATTAACCAGTCTATAGATTCTGATACTGCAACGATTCTTGCAGAGGAATATAACTGTAAGGTTCACCTTATCAGCCTTTATGATGAAACTGTCATCGAAAGTGATAAGGGAAATGCAGAGGGGGAACGTTCCCGTCCTCCTATCGTTACCGTAATGGGTCATGTTGACCACGGTAAGACAAAGACTCTTGATGCAATTCGTAATGCAAACGTAGCAGCCGGAGAAGCAGGCGGTATTACTCAGAAAATCGGTGCTTACAGAGTATCAACTCCTAAGGGAGACATTACTTTCCTTGATACACCGGGACATGAAGCCTTTACAATGATGCGTGCCCGCGGAGCTCAGATTACGGATATTGTTATCCTTGTAGTTGCAGCAGATGATGGTGTAATGCCTCAGACTCTTGAAGCAATTAACCATGCAAAAGATGCAAAGGTTCCAATTATTGTTGCCGTAAACAAGATGGATAAACCGGATGCAAATCCTGAGCGCGTAATGACGCAGCTTTCTGAACACGGTCTTACTCCGGAAGCCTGGGGTGGAGATACTCAGTATGTAAATATTTCTGCACTTAAGCGGGAAGGTATAGATGAACTTCTTGATGCTGTA belongs to Treponema rectale and includes:
- a CDS encoding PTS sugar transporter subunit IIA, which gives rise to MEDDILTIEEVAKYLRVSERTVYDWAQKGEIPSGKIGTVWRFKKAEIEHWVNQRLSGSARPEGEIKVKNILSPERIVFLNHVTKHDALVELSDNLATAPQIKDGKELQAEILKREDLVSTAIGRGIAIPHVRLSSITDLVVSLGISKCDIMDFSALDDVPVRIVLMIGAAYNQHNYYLQTLAYFTSKLKDPALREALLKSEDPVEVYNLLTK
- a CDS encoding RluA family pseudouridine synthase produces the protein MKDFPVIFENDEILVVNKPCGTAVQGGKGIAHPLDDELSARLGYRIHLVHRLDKETSGLLIVAKNPAAASKWTSLIGTKEVKKEYMCVCCGEVICNGKPSRKGKLVSKVEAHGRIQNAELFFEVVKSTEIKVPESDVSIKLNLVHITLGTGRMHQIRIQMAKSGAPLAADDQHGNFKMNKLLRKAGIKKLQLACVRLTLPVDGKQLLLQADLPEHFYKFSD
- a CDS encoding ribosome maturation factor; this translates as MEYISPEKNPYYKESAECVLSAGFVLVELQVVPQNGNIHVTAVISPSDPKKDIGVADCSKVHHLLGPKILELLQNNGSDVTEDNLYMEVCSPGLDRNIKNAWEFSVFAGRKIRVWDKNVSDWVAGTLLSSDENQLVLESEDGTKKSVSYVDIAKAKFFNL
- the nusA gene encoding transcription termination factor NusA yields the protein MSEMADAIRALAAEKGLSEDSIRQTVENTIKAAYKKTFGTSDNCIVKFADDMSDVTVYSRKTIVDGVYDPSQEIELEEALKLSSECEIGDEIDILVDPHDFERSAVTTGKQMAHQGFNERYKDNLYNEYKDKVGQIIIGYYQRERNGNIFVDLGKVEGMLPVKFQSPRETYSKNDRIKALIVDIKKTNTGIQVILSRSDPKFVQDTIENEVPEISEGIVSVYKVVREAGYRSKIAVYSNKLDVDPVGACVGPKGVRIQAVIRELEGEKIDILKYDEDPHVFIKNALSPAEVTQVVIRDAEKKEALAIVPESSFSLAIGKQGQNVRLANRLCDWLIDVKTEEQAAELDLTESDTRKAAESLFNDAADDSYEEVTTVSQLPGVDQKIAALLKDAGIDDIEKFMAAVEDGSAIKVQGVNADDIEAINKIISENVEFEDEEEKTEDAVVESSEETQEEEGYFCPECGERITLDMTHCPKCGAEFVFEEE
- the infB gene encoding translation initiation factor IF-2 codes for the protein MADESEKKPEFVVIKKEKKPETQSEKKVVVVKRKPAAPEKQKKVAVRVVAKKAPETSAKPEEKPVAEKTKETAVQQTAPKAAAPVQEKPAERKVENNSERPQQQNKPQRQSFEINSARPNVRAGNLSGSGSRGGYGNRYNSGYGNNRGSGFTGAQAREGYQNRERSGGYNNNRGGNGFNGNGANRQGGFNGNRGGNGFNGNGANRQGGFNNNRQGGGFNRQGGGFGGSRPGFGGSRPGFGGGSSFVPPAPIPQGKTPAKKQFKGKKQDYSQRKDKEEFFDEEELYKKKKESTPANVVPPTIDIMETISVSDLARKMNLKAGEIIGKLMSMGMMVTINQSIDSDTATILAEEYNCKVHLISLYDETVIESDKGNAEGERSRPPIVTVMGHVDHGKTKTLDAIRNANVAAGEAGGITQKIGAYRVSTPKGDITFLDTPGHEAFTMMRARGAQITDIVILVVAADDGVMPQTLEAINHAKDAKVPIIVAVNKMDKPDANPERVMTQLSEHGLTPEAWGGDTQYVNISALKREGIDELLDAVLIQAEMLELKAQYDCRAEGKVIESRIDQGRGVVASVIIERGTLRTGDPFVAGIYSGRVRAMFNDKGQKITEAGPCTPVEVLGIENMPNAGDPFQVTESEKDARAFAAKRQELKRFEDAKAVKKVTLDNLYSTIEASEVKEFKVIIKADLQGSAEALKASLEKLSTKEIRLSVIHSSAGAINESDVTLAAADSNAIIIGFNVRPTPKAKALAEQEKVEIRKYNIIYKCVEEIQQAMEGMLQPDTKEEVTGTIEVLNTFKVPKVGLIAGCMVRDGIVKRTSYVNVIRDGVVVCSAAKVSSLKRFKDDAKEVREGFECGLGIENWQDIQVGDTIEAFEYIEVKRKLGQTLAEEQAEAEKHQASDSGESQEN